The genomic region AAAGGTGATGGAGTGGCCGTTCGATAAAGTGGTCGTGGGTCATGGCGAGCCGATTCGCGACGACGCTTATGATCGCTGCAAGCGGGCCTTCGAGTTGGCCGGCTGGCTGTAGGCCCGGGGTTTGTTGTAGATCAATTCTGGGGGCTGAGTTTTCAACCCGTGAGGACCGTTTTCAGAAAATCGAAATAAGGCTGTCGGTATTCGTCGGTCTCGTTGTGCAATTCATGGTAGGCTCCCTCGAAAACCCGAAAGTCAGCCCCCGGTTCATGGGTGTCGAAGTACTCTAGGGCTTCGGAACAGGAGACGATTCGGTCATCGCCGCCAATGGCCCCGAAGATAGGGCAGGGGGCGGCGATCGGGCGACTGAACACCTCTCTTGAGGCCTGCACGAGGCCGAAGAGGAGTTTGGTATGGAGACGCTTGAGGCTTAGGGAGTCCGTTTCGAGATTCCGGGCGATCGCTTTGTCGTGCGAAAGATTGTGACGGTTGAGCGTCGATCCGATGGGGATGGAGAAAGGCGTTTTACAGAGCGCGTTGACGAGGCCGCGAGGAAGGGAGTTGACCATCGCTCCGCCGCGTCCTCCGAGTCCGATCGGGGGAGAGGCAAGAAAAAGGCGCTCGGGTGCGGGGGCTTGTTCAGGGCAGGATTGCGCGAACCCAGCGGCGATAAGAGCGCCCATAGAGTGTCCGAAAAGCGTGTATCTAAAATTTGGATGCGTGCTGGAGAGTTGGGCGACGATGTCTTCCAGGTCGCGAAAGTAGGTGTCGAACGAATCGATGTAGCCGCGCAGCCCATCGCTTTTCCCGTGGCCGCGGAGGTCGTATCGAAATATGTTGAAACGATCAGCGAAGAGTCGCGACAAGTGAGCTTCTCGACCAATGTGCTCTCCGATCCCATGGACGCAAACGAGCCACGCCGTTGAGCTGCCTCGTATCCATTCGCAGTGGAGTTCGGTGCCGTCTCGAACCCGCAGGCGCTTGCTGGTGGTAGAATCCTGTTTCATGCTTTCGAGGCAAACTGGCCCTTGCGTTCTGGAAAATGGGGAGCCGCTTCATTTGATGCAGTTCTCCTATCTGGGGATTTGCGCTGACGCAAGGGCTTGGGAGCTCTAACGTCTAACAGTCTGAGCTCCGTCGGCTTTTCGTTTCAACGAGTCTGGTCGATATGCTGTCCGAACGCGATGTCGTAGCCGTCCAAGTCCTGAGTTCCGAACTCGCGGCAACCGTAAGGCTGATCGCATAGCCCGTAGTCGATCTTCGCTCCTCTCGCTAAGAACTCCGAGTAGAGCATCTCAACATCCGACACCCAGAAGTAGATGTTCCAAAGCTTATCGGCAACCGTCCAATGAGGAACGACATGTTTCGGGTCGTCAGCCTGACGCAACATGACAAACAGCCCATCACGTTTCAGAATAACAAAGTTCGGCGGCTCTCCCCAAAAGCGATCATAGTGAAACCCCATCGCGTCTCGATAGTGGTTAGCGGCAGCGACTACATCCTTTACCAACAGAATAGGCGACGAAGCAGTCAGTTTAGCTTTCGAGTCTGTATCCATTTCCCCCTGCAGCAGAGGTTGGGAAATGCCATGAGATTGGCAAGTCTGTTAGCGTTTTCGACTTTGAGATCAGTCTCGAGACGATGATTCGATAATGAGCTGATGGATGCTTTCCGCCATGACCTTGTAGCCAGCAGCGTTAGGATGAACCTTGTCGCTTTTTAGCGACGGCGTCTGAATGATACGTCGGATCGAATCCTTCTCCAGAGGCAGACTGTATTGGTCGGCGAGGTCCTGGTAGAGATCTGGCACGCTAAGGGTTAATCCCGGCTTGGGGACACCGATCAGAACGATGTCCGCGCCTTGGGCCTTTATGAGCGTGATCATCTTCTCTAGATTGGATTTTGTCTGTTCCGTGGGCTGTTTGCGCAGCATATCATTCCCTCCGTAGCAGAGCAAAACGAGGTCAGGGCGCGTTTCTTCAAGGGCCTTCGGCAGCCTCGCAAGACCTGCTGTGGTATCTTCGCCGCTGATTCCATAGTTCTCGATCTCGCAATTCAGCAGCTCAGAAAGGATGGATGGATAACTGTACTCCGATTCAGCCCCAACGCCTGAGGTAAGACTATCGCCAAACGCCAGTATTTTTGTGGATCGATCGACTGTATCTATTTTATCATGACGAGCGCATCCACCGCTCAGGGTGAATACAAGAAGCAGAAGAGAACTGAGAAGGGTATGTGTGCTTTTCATAGGAGTCGCTTGATTGAATCGACATCTTTGGACCCGTTTGGAGCTAAAAGTGCGATACGCGATACCTCGCGAAACGCTTTCGCTGCCCTAGAGGAGGGAGCTCAGTCGGCGTAATCAATCGGTAAAATCGAGGGTGGATGGGATTCTTTCCATGCGCTGACAGGCGTTCGCGCCGACAGAGATGGGGCCGCGCTATGACTCTTCGAGCGAGCGACGACTGACCTCACCACCAGCATTTCACTAATCCATTATGACCAACGACGTGCAATGGCTGACCCACCTACTGGTGGAGTCTAGCATCCTGAACCCGAAACACTGTCAGATCCTGAGGTCGAGACTTCCCAAGGACATCGATGCCCGAGAGTTCAGCGAAATCCTTCAGGACTACGATCTCTGCCCGGACAAGGAGTTGCTGAAAAGTCTGTTGGAGCAGGCGCTGCAACAGGACCGAGCCGGTGTGAAGCCGCCTTGCAACCCATTTGCCACGGAAGAAGAGCGAGCGGCCGCCGTGCAGACTGCCACTCAAACACAGCCGAGTTCGGATGCCAGCCGGGCGGTGGCGACTACGCCGCGTTTCGAGAACGAGACCGTCGCTAAGCCGGCTCCCGTGGCGCGCCCATCTACTCCGCTGGAGACGAAGCGTCCTGCCATGCAGCCAAAGTCCGAACCCGCCCGACAGACGGTTCGGAATCCGCCGGCTGATGTTCGCTCCGTGGGGTCTTCGCCATCAGCCCTCTCTGACGCCACCCCCGCCTTCGATCGACCGCACGCCGCTGCGATGCCGTCATTCGACGCCGCGACGATCGACTCCGAGCCCGCGGCAAGAAACCTGCTCGCTCAGGCGTTGCTCGCTTGTCAGAGGCAGGGGATCAGCGACCTGCACCTTTCGGCAGGTTCTCGGCCCTTTGGGCGCAAGGATCGGCAAATCGCCTACCTCGGCTCCGCTCCTTTGTCTGCGGCGAAAGCTGACCTGTTGAACAAATCCTTTCTGTCGCCCCGCAAACGGCAAGCCTTCGAGGAAAGCAGGGACCTCGACTACGCTCTTGAGCTTGGACCGGGGGCTCGCTTCCGAATCAATGTCATGCAGCACAAGGATGGCGTCGCGGGCACCTATCGTGTCGTCACGGAACGGATACGAAGCCTTGCCGAGCTGGGGTTCGAGGCGACCGGCCAAATCGAGAAGCTGCTGGACTACCACAATGGGCTAGTGCTGCTGACAGGACCTGCCGGATCGGGAAAATCGACCACATTGGCGGCGCTCGTGGACTACATGAACGAGCACCGAACCGACCATATCATCAGCGTGGAGCAGCCGATCGAGTTCGTTCATCGCTCCCGCCAATGCCAGATCACCCAACGCGAGGTCGGCAGCCACACCCAGACCTTTCACAGCGCCTTGAAGGGGGCCCTGCGTCAGGATCCGGACATCATCGTCATTGGCGAGATGCGCGACCTGCAGACCATCGAGATGGCGATCAGCGCTTCGGAGACCGGTCACCTCGTCATCGGCACCATGCACACCAGCGATGCCTCGACCACCTTGAACCGCCTCCTTGACGTTTTCCCGGCCGCTCAGCAACAGCAGATCCGAGCGATGGTTTCCGAGTCGCTGCGCGGCATCATCTGCCAGCGACTGCTTCCGGGCAGGAACGGCGGCACTCATTTGGCTGCGGAGCTCCTGATCAGCAACGTGGCGGTGAAAAACCTGATTCGCGAAAGCAAGATCGAGGGGCTGTCCAACGTGATCGAAACCGGAGCCAGCCAAGGCATGATCCTCATGGACAAGTCCATCATGAAGCTCTGGCAGAGCGGGGCCATCTCCGGCTCCGTGGCTCGGGCGAATCTTGTTAGCGAAATGCTCAAGGCCCAAATCCCCGCATAACCCAATTCTCTCATGGCCCAAATCGACGCCCTCCTAAAGGAAATGCTCAGCAACGATGGCTCCGACCTCCACTTGACGGTTGGCCAGCCTGCCAAAATCCGCGCTTCGGGATCGATTCGCGACCTTTGCGCCTCGCCAATCAGCGAAAGCGAAATGCAAGCCTTGCTGCGCGAAATCTGCCACGAGGAACAATGGCAGAAGTTTATGGATACAGGCGATCTGGATCTCGCGCATGAGATTCCAGGCGTCGCCCGATTTCGGGGAAGTTTTCTCAACAACTACTGGGGACCTGGGGCGGTGTTTCGTCAGATCCCGGCCAAGATTCTCTCCTTCGACGATCTGAAGCTTCCCGCTCAACTGAAGGATATCTGCAATCTAAATGAGGGTCTCGTTCTCGTGACGGGACCGACAGGTAGTGGAAAATCGACTACGCTGGCTGCGATGATCGACTACATCAACGAGACGCAGGACAAGCATATTATCACCATCGAGGACCCGATCGAATTCGTGCATCCGTGCAAACGCAGCGTCATCGTCCACCGCGAAGTGGGCGAGCACAGCCAATCCTTCGCCAACGCTCTCAAAGGTGCGATGCGGGCCGACCCGGACGTGGTGCTGGTGGGTGAGATGCGTGAGCTGGAGACCATCAAGCTCGCCCTCAGCTGCGCCTCGATGGGCATGCTGGTTTTCGGCACCTTGCATACCAACAACGCCCCGAAGACCATCGATCGCATCATCGACGCGTTTCCTGCCGCGGAGCAGAACCAGGTTCGGACCATGTTGGCGAGTTGCCTCTCAGCGGTCGTTTCACAGTTGCTCTGCAAGCGAGAGCCCAAGGGGCGAGTGGCGGTGCATGAGATTCTTCTCAAACATGAAGCTCTGCCAAATTGCATCCGCACCGGCAAGATCAGCAACGTGCGGGGACTGATCGAGAGTAGTCAGAGTCGTGGTATGGTCACCATGGATACGAGCATCATGAAGTGTCTGCAAGGTGGTCTTATTTCCCGTGATGAGGCTTACATGAAATCTACCAACAAGGATCTCTTCGCCCCTGGGCGAAACTAGATAGACCAGAGCGAAGGCGTCCTGGTGCGCCTCGTCTCTACGTCGCGCTTTTTGTATCTAAAAATGATGGAGAATCGGGCGTTGGGGCACTCGCTCCTTTCTCCTTTTCCGACTTCGGGAAGCCGTTTCCTGGGGTTGTCCATCAGCAGCTCTTAGGCACTCGTTCAACGACTGCCGATGCAGAAGGTGAAGGCGAGCGGGAGGCTATGGAGAACGTTCGGTTTTCGCGGGGATGATGGCGGTGAAAGTCGTGCCGGCGTTTTCGTCGCTACGTGCTTCAAGCTCTCCTCCGTGCTCTTTTACGAGCCGGGCGGAGGTCGGAAGTCCAATGCCCCAGCCCCGGGAGGCATGGGCTTTGCCTTCAATGGCGCCGCGCCGAAAGAGTTCGAAGAATTCCTTCAATTGCTTTTCGGGGATGGGCTTGTCGCATACGTTTCGCACAGAGAGCTCATAGCGTTGCTCGTCTCCCTTTCGTAGTGCGATCGTGATCGGAGCGCCTTGAACGCCGTATTTGACCGCGTTGGAGACCAGGTTGGCTAGGACTCTCTGAATCGCGTGGGGGTCGACGTGGGCAAGGCAGGGGGATTCGGTATCCGGGACATCTATGGCGAATCGGTCGCCGTGCAAGATCTTGAACTCTTCGATCGTTTCCATGCAAAGCGTTCTTAAGTCGATGGATTGCTGTCGCAGCAGCACTGATTCTCCGGCCCGAATTCGGGCTGAGTCGAGCAGGTCCTCCAATAGTCGGATGGCTCTTCTGGCATTTCCCTTGATGAGCTGGAGCACGTCTTTGCTGTTATCCAGTTCGAGCAGATCGCTGCCTGCGGCAATGACGCCTAAGGGGGACCTCATGTCGTGGGCGATCGCGTAGAGCAAACGCTCTCGTTCTTCCTCCAGCAATTTGCGATGGGTGATGTCTCGCGTCACTCCGACCACCGAATTGACCGAACCGTCCTGCTTTCTTATGGGAGCGAAAATGTATTCATAGTACCCATACTTGCCATCAGGGTTGTTGTATTCGTTTTCTCCGCGAATCGTTTTCCCCAGAAACGCCAGCTTTAGCTGGGCCTCGTGCAGTTCCACGAGGGATTGCGGATAGCCCAGCTCAGCGAAGTTTTTTCCGACGGCGTCCTCTTTCGTCAGACCCCAAAGCGATAGCAATGCCTGGTTGACGAAGGTGAGTCGCAGGTCCTCATCGAACGAGTAGACGAAGTCCTGATGGACGTTGAGGAGGCCGTGCAGAGCGTTTCGCTCCGAATCAGAGAATTTCGCTTCCTGAATCAAGGGTGGGCTGGGAGTAGCGATCTCGGAAAACTCGTACTGCTCACCGCTGGAGGTGGTCAACTTGTGGTCTTGGATGGAGCTGGCGCTTGCTTTGAGCATGAATGGAAAAAACTGGGCGTAGAATAGTCGCTTTTTGCGAGGGATGGCAAACCGGTTGTGAGCGGGCAATTTATTCGGACATGGCCGCTCTCGCAAAGACGAGGTGGGGTTTCGCGCTAAACTCAGCGCACTCGCTTTACGCGGATCGCTGTGTTGCGGTGCCTGTTGTGTTGTGCCGCTGCGCCCGGCGGGCCAAAATTCGGAGGTTAGGGAATCGTCGCCTAGCGATGACCAGACCAAGGCGAAGCGGGTCGCAACGCAAGTTTAGATCGATACGCGAGCAGGCATCGAGATAATGGGCACGTCTGATGCACTTGCCTCGGGCCTTCGTGCGGCAGATGGCGGAGCGCCTGGAGTCTGAGAGGGTTGATGCGAATTTCGTATAGCGACGGTTGGGGTGTAGAGTGGAAGGCTACTGGACCTCCTCGATGCGGGACCAATCGCGCGAGTTGAAGTTGGGGTCGGTGTTGATATCGTAGAGGGCGTCGTTGTGTAGAACGTAGTTTCCTTGGCCGTCGGTGTAGGCGTTCTGGTAATACGAAGGCAGATTCACGGTACTTCCAGAAGGTGTGGAATAGGTAGTGCGTTCGTGGATACTGTTGACCTCCAGGCTCTGCATCCGATCGCTCGAAGCGTTGCGGGACTTCCATCCATTGAAGCTTATATCCAAGACGTCTTCGCCCTGAGTGGCGGCAGTGTTTTGCCAGCCCTGCCGCGCGGCGGCCGCTTTGGCCATTCCCTCTTGGATAGCAAGCTGACGCACGCCTTGGTTCCATTGGTCGATGGCGTAGGCCCAATCGGGGTTCATCCGCACGGAGCGGGCGACAGCTGCAAGCTGAGGGTCGTTGAGGTAGTCGCTACCGACCGGCCCGGCGAGGGCGATCGCGTTGAGAATGTTCCATTTGGCGATACGGGTGGCGCCGTTTGGCTGTACGAACGCGTAGTTAGTAATTGTGGCGAAGTTAGTGGACTCGATTTGCTTGCCGTTTTCTTCATAACGAAGGACAAGTTTGCGGGCGTCGATTTGGTAGGTTTGGCGTTCCCCAAACTGCCCGGCCTGACGATTGTCGATCTCGATTTGCTGAAGGATCGGGCGCGCGTTGCGTCGCGCCATTTCGATGAGTTCGGGGGCCGGCTCTTCTGAGACGATCTGAACGTTTGAGATCGGACTTTGCGGATTTGCCTGCACGATCGAGAGCATGATCTCGCCGAGCGAAGTGGGCTGGCGAAAGGCGGGACGGCCCTCGTATGGCTGCATGAACGGGAGCTGGGCGAAGTCGGTGTAGATAAACTCCAGAAGAGGGAGGTAGGAAAAGGCCCGGCCGTCGGGAGCCTTGACATCTATGGAGCCAAAGTAGGGAACGTTGTGATACGCTTGAAACTGTTCGAACTTGCCCTCCTGTTTCCAACCATCGGGTACGAAGACGAAGTAGGCTGGCACCCGGTTCCTGCTGACGTCGAGAACAGGCTGATCCTTGAATCGCATTGCAGGTGATTGAGGAGTGGATACGGAGGTTCTTGTTTCTTCGACAGAGTCGACTTTCTTCGGTGAAACGCTCGACAGGTTGTTCGTACCGGTTTCACGGTAGTTGGTGAAACCGAAGCGACCGGTTCCCATGGCGACGATGCCGAGTGCGCCGCGGCCGAGCTGGTCTGACTGCATGCTTGCGAGGTCGCGACCATTCACTGATACGCGGATGGTTGAATCGTTTTCGCTTACGGTGATCTTTTGGAATCCGCTCTCGGCCGGTTCGAAGGAGCTGGATTGCGTCAGCCCGAAGCCGTCCTGATCGCGTCGGTAGATTTCCAGTACACTGTCGGGACCGACTACGATGGCGTAGTAGCTTTTGGGCGAATCTTGATATCCGTAGAGAATGCCGGCTCTAGCGTTCGAGTCGGCTTCGGCGGGATTCACCAGCGCCATGACGGTTCGCTTGCCGGCCTGATCTTCGACGTAGTTGGAAAAGTAGTACTGGATGGATCCCGAATCCTGTCGGTTTTCGAGCCAGTGAATTCCATCCGTTCGAGTGACGGACCAGGCTCCGTCATCGCCGGTTT from Pelagicoccus sp. SDUM812003 harbors:
- a CDS encoding PilT/PilU family type 4a pilus ATPase produces the protein MAQIDALLKEMLSNDGSDLHLTVGQPAKIRASGSIRDLCASPISESEMQALLREICHEEQWQKFMDTGDLDLAHEIPGVARFRGSFLNNYWGPGAVFRQIPAKILSFDDLKLPAQLKDICNLNEGLVLVTGPTGSGKSTTLAAMIDYINETQDKHIITIEDPIEFVHPCKRSVIVHREVGEHSQSFANALKGAMRADPDVVLVGEMRELETIKLALSCASMGMLVFGTLHTNNAPKTIDRIIDAFPAAEQNQVRTMLASCLSAVVSQLLCKREPKGRVAVHEILLKHEALPNCIRTGKISNVRGLIESSQSRGMVTMDTSIMKCLQGGLISRDEAYMKSTNKDLFAPGRN
- a CDS encoding PAS domain-containing sensor histidine kinase translates to MLKASASSIQDHKLTTSSGEQYEFSEIATPSPPLIQEAKFSDSERNALHGLLNVHQDFVYSFDEDLRLTFVNQALLSLWGLTKEDAVGKNFAELGYPQSLVELHEAQLKLAFLGKTIRGENEYNNPDGKYGYYEYIFAPIRKQDGSVNSVVGVTRDITHRKLLEEERERLLYAIAHDMRSPLGVIAAGSDLLELDNSKDVLQLIKGNARRAIRLLEDLLDSARIRAGESVLLRQQSIDLRTLCMETIEEFKILHGDRFAIDVPDTESPCLAHVDPHAIQRVLANLVSNAVKYGVQGAPITIALRKGDEQRYELSVRNVCDKPIPEKQLKEFFELFRRGAIEGKAHASRGWGIGLPTSARLVKEHGGELEARSDENAGTTFTAIIPAKTERSP
- a CDS encoding alpha/beta fold hydrolase, which codes for MKQDSTTSKRLRVRDGTELHCEWIRGSSTAWLVCVHGIGEHIGREAHLSRLFADRFNIFRYDLRGHGKSDGLRGYIDSFDTYFRDLEDIVAQLSSTHPNFRYTLFGHSMGALIAAGFAQSCPEQAPAPERLFLASPPIGLGGRGGAMVNSLPRGLVNALCKTPFSIPIGSTLNRHNLSHDKAIARNLETDSLSLKRLHTKLLFGLVQASREVFSRPIAAPCPIFGAIGGDDRIVSCSEALEYFDTHEPGADFRVFEGAYHELHNETDEYRQPYFDFLKTVLTG
- a CDS encoding arylesterase, with protein sequence MKSTHTLLSSLLLLVFTLSGGCARHDKIDTVDRSTKILAFGDSLTSGVGAESEYSYPSILSELLNCEIENYGISGEDTTAGLARLPKALEETRPDLVLLCYGGNDMLRKQPTEQTKSNLEKMITLIKAQGADIVLIGVPKPGLTLSVPDLYQDLADQYSLPLEKDSIRRIIQTPSLKSDKVHPNAAGYKVMAESIHQLIIESSSRD
- a CDS encoding PilT/PilU family type 4a pilus ATPase, with translation MTNDVQWLTHLLVESSILNPKHCQILRSRLPKDIDAREFSEILQDYDLCPDKELLKSLLEQALQQDRAGVKPPCNPFATEEERAAAVQTATQTQPSSDASRAVATTPRFENETVAKPAPVARPSTPLETKRPAMQPKSEPARQTVRNPPADVRSVGSSPSALSDATPAFDRPHAAAMPSFDAATIDSEPAARNLLAQALLACQRQGISDLHLSAGSRPFGRKDRQIAYLGSAPLSAAKADLLNKSFLSPRKRQAFEESRDLDYALELGPGARFRINVMQHKDGVAGTYRVVTERIRSLAELGFEATGQIEKLLDYHNGLVLLTGPAGSGKSTTLAALVDYMNEHRTDHIISVEQPIEFVHRSRQCQITQREVGSHTQTFHSALKGALRQDPDIIVIGEMRDLQTIEMAISASETGHLVIGTMHTSDASTTLNRLLDVFPAAQQQQIRAMVSESLRGIICQRLLPGRNGGTHLAAELLISNVAVKNLIRESKIEGLSNVIETGASQGMILMDKSIMKLWQSGAISGSVARANLVSEMLKAQIPA
- a CDS encoding VOC family protein, producing the protein MDTDSKAKLTASSPILLVKDVVAAANHYRDAMGFHYDRFWGEPPNFVILKRDGLFVMLRQADDPKHVVPHWTVADKLWNIYFWVSDVEMLYSEFLARGAKIDYGLCDQPYGCREFGTQDLDGYDIAFGQHIDQTR